In Erinaceus europaeus chromosome 10, mEriEur2.1, whole genome shotgun sequence, one DNA window encodes the following:
- the LOC103124068 gene encoding NADH dehydrogenase [ubiquinone] iron-sulfur protein 3, mitochondrial-like yields MATAAARGWCQGIVGATALSRVVEQPLAQLLQLMKDSAAADTCPTVRPRVDVTHKQLSAFGEYVAEILPKYVQQVQVTCFNELEICIHLDGVIPVLTFLRDYTNAQFKSLVDLTAVDIPTWQNHFETVYNLLSLRYNSCIHVKTYTDELTPTDSTVPVNKAANWYEREIWDMFGVFFANHPDLRRILTDYGFEGHPFRKDFPLSDYVELHYDDKVKRVVAEPVELAQEFHRFDLNSPWEAFPAYWQPPENLKLEAGEKTETK; encoded by the coding sequence ATGGCAACTGCAGCAGCCAGGGGCTGGTGTCAGGGCATTGTGGGGGCCACGGCGCTGAGCAGGGTGGTCGAACAACCCTTGGCACAGTTGCTGCAGCTGATGAAGGACAGTGCCGCGGCTGACACGTGCCCCACTGTCAGACCACGGGTTGATGTAACCCACAAGCAACTCTCAGCTTTTGGAGAGTATGTGGCTGAAATCCTGCCCAAATATGTCCAACAAGTTCAGGTGACATGCTTCAATGAGTTGGAGATCTGTATCCATCTAGATGGAGTCATTCCAGTGTTGACTTTTCTCCGAGATTACACGAATGCACAGTTTAAATCCTTGGTTGACTTGACAGCAGTTGACATCCCCACCTGGCAGAATCATTTTGAGACTGTTTACAACCTGCTCTCTCTGCGCTACAACTCTTGCATCCATGTGAAGACCTATACAGACGAGCTGACACCCACTGACTCCACAGTCCCTGTGAACAAGGCAGCCAACTGGTATGAGAGGGAGATCTGGGACATGTTTGGAGTCTTCTTTGCTAACCATCCTGATCTGAGGAGGATCCTGACAGACTATGGCTTTGAGGGGCATCCTTTCAGAAAAGACTTCCCCTTGTCTGACTATGTTGAGTTACACTATGATGATAAGGTGAAGCGGGTGGTGGCTGAGCCAGTGGAGTTGGCCCAAGAGTTCCACAGGTTTGACCTGAACAGCCCATGGGAGGCTTTTCCTGCCTACTGGCAGCCCCCTGAAAACCTCAAGCTTGAAGCTGGAGAAAAAACAGAAACCAAGTAG